One genomic region from Lacerta agilis isolate rLacAgi1 chromosome 13, rLacAgi1.pri, whole genome shotgun sequence encodes:
- the METRN gene encoding meteorin isoform X1 yields MSLALGLLGLVLLHTALCNYSEDQCSWRGSGLSQESGSVEQISLHCAEGSLEWLYPAGALRLSLSPRLPTGTTSRENPRRVTACIKSSSSFRGAQIYLERDGILELLLSEADATLQPKVRCFSWLPKEKVALFLQSTLHQDISRRIAAFRYELRGDWNSRFSWPSRNLSMEDAGSCRPCNNTEILMAVCTSDFVIRGNIRTVSNHMESQESIISVSATRIHRQKFALFQPVGKYGKSTGSIRTLLRCGVKPGPGSFLFTGWLHFGEAWLSCAPRYKDFRHIYEGARQAHENPCEVSLD; encoded by the exons TGGTCTGTCACAGGAATCGGGCAGCGTGGAACAGATCTCCTTGCACTGTGCTGAGGGATCCCTGGAGTGGCTGTACCCAGCGGGAGCCTTGCGCCTGAGCCTTTCCCCCCGCCTTCCCACAGGCACCACCAGCAGAGAGAACCCCAGGCGGGTGACAGCCTGCATCAAGTCCTCCAGCAGCTTCCGAGGAGCTCAGATTTACTTGGAGAGGGACGGCATCTTGGAGCTCCTCCTCTCGGAAGCCGACGCTACCTTGCAGCCCAAGGTGCGCTGTTTTAGCTGGCTGCCCAAGGAGAAGGTTGCTCTGTTCCTCCAGTCCACCTTGCACCAGGACATCAGCCGCCGGATCGCTGCCTTCCGCTACGAACTGCGGGGTGACTGGAACTCCCGCTTCTCGTGGCCATCCAGAAACCTCAGCATGGAAG ATGCAGGGAGCTGCCGTCCGTGCAACAACACTGAGATTTTGATGGCTGTTTGCACTAGTGATTTTG TCATCCGTGGCAATATCCGGACAGTCTCCAATCACATGGAGTCGCAAGAATCCATCATCAGTGTCAGTGCCACCCGGATCCACCGCCAAAAGTTCGCCTTGTTCCAACCGGTTGGCAAATATGGGAAGTCCACGGGCAGCATCCGTACTCTGCTGCGGTGTGGGGTGAAGCCGGGACCTGGTAGCTTCCTGTTTACCGGTTGGCTACATTTTGGGGAGGCTTGGCTCAGCTGCGCCCCTCGCTACAAAGACTTCCGCCACATCTATGAGGGTGCGCGCCAAGCTCACGAAAACCCCTGTGAAGTCTCCTTGGACTGA
- the METRN gene encoding meteorin isoform X2, giving the protein MSLALGLLGLVLLHTALCNYSEDQCSWRGSGLSQESGSVEQISLHCAEGSLEWLYPAGALRLSLSPRLPTGTTSRENPRRVTACIKSSSSFRGAQIYLERDGILELLLSEADATLQPKVRCFSWLPKEKVALFLQSTLHQDISRRIAAFRYELRGDWNSRFSWPSRNLSMEGSCRPCNNTEILMAVCTSDFVIRGNIRTVSNHMESQESIISVSATRIHRQKFALFQPVGKYGKSTGSIRTLLRCGVKPGPGSFLFTGWLHFGEAWLSCAPRYKDFRHIYEGARQAHENPCEVSLD; this is encoded by the exons TGGTCTGTCACAGGAATCGGGCAGCGTGGAACAGATCTCCTTGCACTGTGCTGAGGGATCCCTGGAGTGGCTGTACCCAGCGGGAGCCTTGCGCCTGAGCCTTTCCCCCCGCCTTCCCACAGGCACCACCAGCAGAGAGAACCCCAGGCGGGTGACAGCCTGCATCAAGTCCTCCAGCAGCTTCCGAGGAGCTCAGATTTACTTGGAGAGGGACGGCATCTTGGAGCTCCTCCTCTCGGAAGCCGACGCTACCTTGCAGCCCAAGGTGCGCTGTTTTAGCTGGCTGCCCAAGGAGAAGGTTGCTCTGTTCCTCCAGTCCACCTTGCACCAGGACATCAGCCGCCGGATCGCTGCCTTCCGCTACGAACTGCGGGGTGACTGGAACTCCCGCTTCTCGTGGCCATCCAGAAACCTCAGCATGGAAG GGAGCTGCCGTCCGTGCAACAACACTGAGATTTTGATGGCTGTTTGCACTAGTGATTTTG TCATCCGTGGCAATATCCGGACAGTCTCCAATCACATGGAGTCGCAAGAATCCATCATCAGTGTCAGTGCCACCCGGATCCACCGCCAAAAGTTCGCCTTGTTCCAACCGGTTGGCAAATATGGGAAGTCCACGGGCAGCATCCGTACTCTGCTGCGGTGTGGGGTGAAGCCGGGACCTGGTAGCTTCCTGTTTACCGGTTGGCTACATTTTGGGGAGGCTTGGCTCAGCTGCGCCCCTCGCTACAAAGACTTCCGCCACATCTATGAGGGTGCGCGCCAAGCTCACGAAAACCCCTGTGAAGTCTCCTTGGACTGA